A window from Gopherus evgoodei ecotype Sinaloan lineage chromosome 24, rGopEvg1_v1.p, whole genome shotgun sequence encodes these proteins:
- the SLC50A1 gene encoding sugar transporter SWEET1 isoform X2, with protein sequence MFRTQSVENIQFLPFLTTDINNLSWLSYGCLKQDWTLITVNTIGAALQSLYILVYFCFSPEKRRVLLQSTALLGVLILGYCYFNLLIPDVAVRLARLGLFCSVFTISMYLSPLADLAKIVRTRSTRCLSFPLTVATFLASASWTLYGFQLSDLYIMVPNIPGIVTSILRFWLFWQFPLDHDKLYKPLQA encoded by the exons ATGTTTCGGACACAGAGCGTGGAGAATATCCAGTTCCTGCCCTTTCTTACCACCGATATAAA CAACCTGAGCTGGCTGAGCTACGGGTGCCTGAAGCAGGACTGGACGCTGATCACCGTGAACACCATCGGGGCGGCACTGCAGAGTCTTTACATCCTGGTGTACTTCTGCTTCAGCCCCGAGAAG cgCCGGGTTCTGCTGCAGAGCACGGCCCTGCTGGGGGTGCTGATCCTCGGCTACTGCTACTTCAACCTCCTGATCCCTGACGTGGCCGTGCGCCTGGCCCGCCTGGGGCTCTTCTGCAGCGTCTTCACCATCAGCATGTACCTCTCGCCCCTGGCTGACCTG GCCAAGATCGTCCGGACCAGGTCGACCCGGTGCCTGTCCTTCCCTCTGACTGTGGCCACCTTCCTGGCCTCAGCCAGCTGGACGCTGTATGGCTTCCAGCTCAGCGACCTCTACATCATG GTCCCAAACATCCCCGGGATAGTCACCAGCATCCTGCGGTTCTGGTTATTCTGGCAGTTCCCTCTGGACCATGACAAGCTTTACAAGCCCCTGCAGGCCTGA
- the SLC50A1 gene encoding sugar transporter SWEET1 isoform X1 translates to MDPPPLPLLSGACIACTLGMFAAGLTDLRQMFRTQSVENIQFLPFLTTDINNLSWLSYGCLKQDWTLITVNTIGAALQSLYILVYFCFSPEKRRVLLQSTALLGVLILGYCYFNLLIPDVAVRLARLGLFCSVFTISMYLSPLADLAKIVRTRSTRCLSFPLTVATFLASASWTLYGFQLSDLYIMVPNIPGIVTSILRFWLFWQFPLDHDKLYKPLQA, encoded by the exons ATGGACCCGCCGCCGCTGCCGCTGCTCTCGGGGGCCTGCATCGCCTGCACCCTCGGCATGTTCGCCGCGGGCCT GACTGACCTGCGCCAGATGTTTCGGACACAGAGCGTGGAGAATATCCAGTTCCTGCCCTTTCTTACCACCGATATAAA CAACCTGAGCTGGCTGAGCTACGGGTGCCTGAAGCAGGACTGGACGCTGATCACCGTGAACACCATCGGGGCGGCACTGCAGAGTCTTTACATCCTGGTGTACTTCTGCTTCAGCCCCGAGAAG cgCCGGGTTCTGCTGCAGAGCACGGCCCTGCTGGGGGTGCTGATCCTCGGCTACTGCTACTTCAACCTCCTGATCCCTGACGTGGCCGTGCGCCTGGCCCGCCTGGGGCTCTTCTGCAGCGTCTTCACCATCAGCATGTACCTCTCGCCCCTGGCTGACCTG GCCAAGATCGTCCGGACCAGGTCGACCCGGTGCCTGTCCTTCCCTCTGACTGTGGCCACCTTCCTGGCCTCAGCCAGCTGGACGCTGTATGGCTTCCAGCTCAGCGACCTCTACATCATG GTCCCAAACATCCCCGGGATAGTCACCAGCATCCTGCGGTTCTGGTTATTCTGGCAGTTCCCTCTGGACCATGACAAGCTTTACAAGCCCCTGCAGGCCTGA
- the EFNA1 gene encoding ephrin-A1 isoform X2 — MSQCALRHWGAVCGHPAQDTNPPQEMRPSSRSSAPRFLADDYTVEVRLNDYLDIICPHYEEGSVTPRAMERYTLYLVEYEEYAACKPHSKEQIRWECNKPAALHGPERFSEKFQRFTPFTLGKEFKEGHSYYYISKPIHHHGDGCLKLKVTVAGKATGMLPVHTPMQKGGIQADDADVQVLKSVGQNSALRSSSPVTLLSLLLPLLVPQGL, encoded by the exons ATGAGCCAGTGCGCGCTCCGGCACTGGGGAGCCGTGTGTGGGCACCCAGCACAGGACACAAACCCACCCCAAGAGATGAGACCCAGCTCCCGCAGCAGTGCTCCCAG GTTCCTAGCGGACGACTACACAGTGGAGGTCCGGCTCAATGACTACCTGGACATCATCTGCCCGCACTACGAGGAGGGCAGCGTGACGCCTCGCGCCATGGAGCGCTACACCCTCTACCTGGTGGAGTACGAGGAGTATGCGGCCTGCAAACCCCACTCCAAGGAGCAGATCCGCTGGGAGTGCAACAAGCCAGCTGCCCTGCATGGCCCCGAGCGGTTCTCGGAGAAGTTCCAGCGCTTCACGCCCTTCACCCTGGGGAAAGAGTTCAAGGAGGGACACAGCTACTACTACATCT CAAAGCCAATTCACCACCATGGCGACGGCTGCCTGAAGCTGAAGGTGACTGTGgctggcaaagcca CTGGGATGCTGCCCGTCCACACCCCAATGCAGAAGGGGGGGATCCAGGCAG ATGACGCGGACGTGCAGGTCCTGAAGAGTGTGGGCCAGAACTCAGCGCTGCGGAGCAGCAGCCCTGTCACcttgctcagcctcctgctgcccctgctGGTGCCGCAAGGCCTGTGA
- the EFNA1 gene encoding ephrin-A1 isoform X1, whose translation MALRWAPLLGLCCWLAAADRHPVFWNSSNPKFLADDYTVEVRLNDYLDIICPHYEEGSVTPRAMERYTLYLVEYEEYAACKPHSKEQIRWECNKPAALHGPERFSEKFQRFTPFTLGKEFKEGHSYYYISKPIHHHGDGCLKLKVTVAGKATGMLPVHTPMQKGGIQADDADVQVLKSVGQNSALRSSSPVTLLSLLLPLLVPQGL comes from the exons ATGGCTCTGCGCTGGGCGCCCCTGCTCgggctgtgctgctggctggcGGCCGCGGACCGGCACCCGGTGTTCTGGAACAGCTCCAACCCCAA GTTCCTAGCGGACGACTACACAGTGGAGGTCCGGCTCAATGACTACCTGGACATCATCTGCCCGCACTACGAGGAGGGCAGCGTGACGCCTCGCGCCATGGAGCGCTACACCCTCTACCTGGTGGAGTACGAGGAGTATGCGGCCTGCAAACCCCACTCCAAGGAGCAGATCCGCTGGGAGTGCAACAAGCCAGCTGCCCTGCATGGCCCCGAGCGGTTCTCGGAGAAGTTCCAGCGCTTCACGCCCTTCACCCTGGGGAAAGAGTTCAAGGAGGGACACAGCTACTACTACATCT CAAAGCCAATTCACCACCATGGCGACGGCTGCCTGAAGCTGAAGGTGACTGTGgctggcaaagcca CTGGGATGCTGCCCGTCCACACCCCAATGCAGAAGGGGGGGATCCAGGCAG ATGACGCGGACGTGCAGGTCCTGAAGAGTGTGGGCCAGAACTCAGCGCTGCGGAGCAGCAGCCCTGTCACcttgctcagcctcctgctgcccctgctGGTGCCGCAAGGCCTGTGA